In one window of Pseudoalteromonas espejiana DSM 9414 DNA:
- a CDS encoding fatty acid desaturase, giving the protein MTQLTAKQNIQAIVKAIKVEEASLRQRHPLLAHQNTLGLSILLLSLFVLIGVGVLYYLAIIPAWLCIVLAAIAASISHELEHDLIHKQYFSNQPFMHNLMMLTVWLMRPNTISPWYRRKMHLHHHKTSGTEQDLEERLVGNGIKNSFLRALVIVDGLLGLLINTKRFSKEIKGFSFFKVFNAGFPVTTAYFAVLYSVIIFHLVNLFVPLEANSPVLLLDVMAVFEFLMVVLIVPNIVRSSSLNFVTSSMHYYGGVNNMLEQTHVLTSSLFMPFHLFCFNFGKTHTIHHFVPNQPFYLRQMLSEKILKVMAQHNVRFNDFDSIKNANAYKG; this is encoded by the coding sequence ATGACCCAATTAACTGCCAAACAGAACATTCAAGCGATTGTAAAAGCTATCAAGGTAGAAGAAGCATCACTTCGTCAAAGGCATCCATTACTTGCCCATCAAAATACCTTAGGGTTGAGCATTTTATTGCTGTCGCTGTTCGTACTTATTGGCGTTGGGGTTTTATATTATTTAGCCATAATACCTGCTTGGTTGTGTATAGTGCTTGCGGCTATTGCCGCATCTATTTCCCATGAGTTAGAACACGACCTTATACATAAACAATACTTTAGTAACCAGCCGTTTATGCATAATCTTATGATGCTAACAGTATGGTTAATGCGGCCAAATACTATTAGCCCATGGTATCGCCGCAAGATGCATTTACACCATCATAAAACCTCGGGCACTGAACAAGATCTTGAAGAGCGTTTAGTCGGCAACGGTATTAAAAATTCTTTTTTACGTGCATTAGTAATTGTTGATGGCTTGCTTGGTTTACTCATTAACACAAAGCGTTTTAGTAAAGAAATTAAAGGTTTTAGCTTTTTTAAAGTATTTAATGCCGGGTTCCCAGTAACTACTGCATATTTTGCAGTTTTATACTCCGTTATTATTTTTCACTTAGTTAATCTATTTGTACCACTTGAAGCAAACTCACCGGTTTTACTGTTAGATGTGATGGCGGTGTTTGAGTTTTTAATGGTGGTGCTGATTGTGCCTAACATTGTCCGTTCGAGCTCACTTAATTTTGTTACTTCAAGTATGCATTACTATGGCGGCGTTAATAATATGCTAGAGCAAACTCATGTACTAACAAGCAGTTTGTTTATGCCGTTTCACTTGTTTTGTTTTAACTTTGGTAAAACGCATACCATCCATCACTTTGTACCAAATCAGCCATTTTATTTACGCCAAATGCTAAGTGAAAAAATACTTAAAGTAATGGCGCAACACAACGTGCGCTTTAATGATTTTGACAGCATTAAAAATGCAAACGCTTATAAAGGCTAG
- a CDS encoding TonB-dependent receptor domain-containing protein — translation MLPFNKNSLTIVVGTLCTSMSFASLAEQAPDTSETIEVWGTTITNDSLLQDDIERKQANHLSDLLRDQAGIDVGGSHSIVQGINIRGVDDLDLNITVDGISQNNNMFHHSGNLLINADILKAVDIKVGTNSVLTGGLSGGVAFETKDAKDLLEPGQDFGARLYTNLGTNDYAGGSAALYGQLTDNIDALAYYTYTDRNNFENGNGKEVTGNEGRTVDGIFKLGWDVNESNRLVFSYDRYNDEGDYYVKTNFGAGFAEDSDAQTEDIDYTRTSTSLAYELDKGDAITLRASVYRNELSYIALGTEGNSEHTGYTALATSKLALAGFNHTLRYGAEGYEQVSKRIANHVQTNKDTADSHAVYIEDEVALTDQLFVTPGVRYNYFKVDMYSAGTNDSLDKSWNELTFGLAAKYLINDNWSVNASSTELFQGPGLRESYVDYSTNFDKDLKAETGVNNAIGFAFKDQNIMGLDSFGFSLNLFKTRIEDYIDNWAIGKGRPIGTYENSGDYDIDGFESTLSLRKALFSARLSYSKSDSEQLETGEQLRYEVGDSISLNLGYAVPQYDLKFNWTSLVNRTDDSVSSGADIHKVGYQVHNVSMQWLPSQLEALSMTLGVENIFDKTYYSHASYSSDTVQDYEAGRNVKLSASYVF, via the coding sequence ATGCTCCCATTTAATAAGAACTCACTTACTATTGTTGTTGGTACTTTGTGTACTAGCATGTCATTTGCAAGCTTAGCGGAACAAGCTCCCGATACATCAGAAACAATTGAAGTATGGGGCACAACTATTACTAACGACTCGCTATTACAAGACGACATAGAAAGAAAGCAAGCTAACCATTTAAGTGATTTATTACGCGACCAAGCGGGTATTGATGTAGGTGGCTCGCACTCAATTGTACAAGGCATTAATATTCGTGGTGTTGATGACTTAGATTTAAATATTACTGTTGATGGTATTAGCCAAAACAACAACATGTTTCATCACTCGGGTAACTTATTAATTAACGCAGATATTTTAAAAGCGGTAGATATTAAAGTAGGTACTAACTCAGTGCTTACCGGCGGCCTTTCAGGCGGTGTTGCTTTTGAAACCAAAGATGCAAAAGATTTGCTAGAGCCAGGCCAAGACTTTGGCGCACGTTTATACACAAACTTAGGCACTAATGATTACGCTGGTGGCTCTGCTGCGCTATATGGCCAACTAACCGATAACATAGACGCCCTTGCCTACTACACCTACACCGACAGAAACAACTTTGAAAACGGTAACGGTAAAGAAGTCACCGGTAACGAAGGTCGTACGGTAGATGGCATATTTAAGCTAGGTTGGGATGTAAACGAGAGTAACCGTTTAGTATTTTCATACGATAGATACAACGATGAAGGCGACTACTACGTAAAAACCAACTTTGGTGCAGGCTTTGCTGAAGACTCAGACGCGCAAACAGAAGATATTGACTACACACGTACCAGCACTTCACTTGCTTATGAACTAGATAAAGGCGATGCAATCACCCTACGTGCAAGCGTTTACCGTAACGAGCTAAGCTATATTGCATTGGGTACAGAAGGTAACTCAGAGCATACCGGCTACACAGCCCTTGCTACATCAAAATTAGCACTGGCTGGTTTTAACCATACATTACGCTACGGCGCTGAAGGGTATGAGCAAGTATCAAAACGTATTGCAAACCACGTACAAACCAATAAAGACACTGCCGACTCTCATGCTGTATACATTGAAGATGAAGTAGCGTTAACAGATCAGCTATTTGTTACGCCAGGCGTGCGTTACAACTACTTTAAAGTTGATATGTACTCTGCCGGTACTAACGATTCGTTAGATAAATCGTGGAACGAGCTAACATTTGGCCTAGCGGCTAAATACCTAATTAACGATAACTGGAGTGTTAACGCAAGCTCTACCGAGCTATTTCAGGGCCCTGGCCTGCGTGAAAGCTACGTTGATTACAGCACTAACTTTGATAAAGACCTAAAAGCAGAAACCGGTGTAAATAACGCCATAGGTTTTGCCTTTAAAGACCAAAATATTATGGGCTTAGACTCATTTGGTTTTTCATTAAACCTATTTAAAACCCGTATTGAAGATTACATAGACAACTGGGCTATTGGTAAAGGTCGCCCTATTGGTACCTATGAAAACTCGGGCGATTACGATATTGATGGTTTTGAATCAACGCTTTCACTGCGTAAAGCGCTATTTAGTGCGCGCTTAAGTTACTCTAAATCTGACTCTGAACAGCTAGAAACAGGCGAGCAACTTCGTTATGAAGTAGGCGATAGTATTTCCTTAAATTTAGGCTACGCAGTACCACAGTACGACTTAAAATTTAATTGGACCAGCCTAGTTAACAGAACTGATGACTCGGTATCAAGCGGTGCTGATATTCATAAAGTAGGTTATCAGGTTCATAACGTCAGTATGCAGTGGCTACCAAGTCAGCTTGAAGCACTAAGCATGACCTTAGGTGTTGAAAACATTTTTGATAAAACCTATTACTCGCATGCTTCTTACTCAAGCGATACAGTGCAAGATTACGAAGCAGGCCGTAATGTTAAATTAAGCGCCTCTTACGTTTTTTAA
- a CDS encoding ABC transporter permease — translation MTYNFKNAWLNITQHKIYSVSVVATLSIVLAALITVLTLAYIMLIKPLPYPDQTRLVKAEYAQIDSTGTLNTRAFNYPALIDLYKNHNVFEQVALVYYAQQRLDDVAGLPIVNTSFVTPQWFDLFAIKLHLGRGFSETEKLDSFNPVAVISYQTWINDFAGKEDIIGQRLSVGGQQFKIIGVAAANFKAPALIKTGQETAIWLPWDYNLTSEEAKPFWWNRYSDSHFVAKLPSNISLEQASKTLSQYVDNVWQQHITTEAFFSGWHIQLELNSLQNVILKETPKNIYWLILAVLGLVIIACVNISNVFIVRTAARKHTLALSAAVGATRFILFKLFWLEIVLLIGSASFIGLTLSAVILAELSHLAQAILPRASELSVNMASVLIAVLSCLILSTLFAYLCTRIINYRELIGGLKSAGKGKTVQVSKRIWQSLVAFQVAITCTLLFINLLIFNVNNANIKEAFTLPIKQLTSVEINLANYLSADREKANQVLNQAANEIALLPEVAQISRSSSPINDNLITWSLIEVANNKLVLPFGKAVDEHYFSVLKQPILQGRSFSTEDVKSDANVIVINDVLAKQLSSDGNALGMRLSFDITSGRENDLTIIGIVKAMPIPGKALKEPKAFLTRQGYRSFIVELKNNQQLKKQTLNTLLQKIDTGISVHKLESLNSQRDTALFRQYVVSATTIMLIVATIVLTSIGLVSIMRYSVQLRRAEIGIRLCIGAKPLDLFLLVFKQSGAAILIGFLLSDGILFLLQQQLQNIANTVPTLTQLVLFLTTLIFVVTLGAIACYLPLNAQLKRPAISGIQSES, via the coding sequence ATGACTTACAATTTTAAAAATGCATGGCTTAATATCACACAGCATAAAATTTATAGCGTAAGTGTTGTCGCAACCTTGAGCATTGTTTTGGCGGCGTTAATTACAGTACTGACGCTTGCGTATATTATGCTGATAAAGCCACTCCCTTATCCTGATCAAACGCGATTAGTTAAAGCAGAGTACGCTCAAATAGACTCAACAGGGACGCTTAATACGCGTGCATTTAATTACCCTGCGCTAATTGATTTATATAAAAATCATAACGTATTTGAACAAGTCGCTTTGGTGTATTACGCACAACAACGCCTTGATGATGTAGCTGGCTTACCCATCGTAAATACGTCATTTGTAACACCGCAGTGGTTTGATTTATTTGCTATTAAGTTGCATTTAGGTCGAGGCTTTAGTGAAACAGAGAAATTAGACAGCTTTAACCCTGTGGCAGTGATCAGCTATCAAACATGGATAAATGACTTTGCTGGTAAAGAAGATATTATTGGGCAAAGGCTGAGCGTAGGAGGCCAACAATTTAAAATTATTGGTGTAGCTGCTGCCAATTTTAAAGCTCCAGCGCTTATTAAAACTGGTCAAGAAACGGCTATATGGCTGCCTTGGGATTACAATTTAACATCTGAAGAAGCCAAACCTTTTTGGTGGAATCGTTATTCAGACAGTCATTTTGTTGCTAAATTACCAAGTAATATAAGCCTTGAGCAAGCAAGTAAAACGTTATCGCAGTATGTGGATAATGTATGGCAACAACATATTACAACAGAGGCATTTTTTTCCGGTTGGCATATTCAGCTTGAGCTTAACTCCTTGCAAAATGTAATATTAAAAGAAACGCCGAAAAATATTTATTGGCTTATTTTAGCTGTGCTAGGTTTGGTTATTATTGCGTGTGTAAACATTAGCAATGTGTTTATAGTACGAACCGCAGCGCGTAAGCATACCTTAGCACTAAGTGCTGCTGTAGGCGCAACACGGTTTATTTTGTTTAAACTATTTTGGCTTGAAATTGTATTATTAATAGGAAGTGCAAGCTTTATAGGCCTTACTTTATCCGCTGTTATTTTGGCTGAATTGAGTCATTTAGCTCAGGCTATATTACCTCGAGCAAGTGAGTTGTCGGTTAATATGGCCTCAGTACTTATTGCGGTACTGAGCTGTTTAATACTGAGCACTCTATTTGCCTATTTGTGTACGCGTATTATTAATTATCGTGAACTAATCGGTGGCTTAAAGTCAGCGGGAAAAGGTAAAACTGTACAGGTAAGTAAGCGTATTTGGCAAAGTTTGGTGGCATTTCAGGTCGCCATCACATGTACCTTATTATTTATTAATCTTTTAATCTTCAACGTTAATAACGCCAATATAAAAGAAGCTTTCACACTGCCTATTAAGCAACTCACGAGTGTTGAAATTAATTTAGCTAATTATTTATCAGCAGACAGAGAAAAGGCAAACCAAGTACTAAATCAAGCAGCTAATGAAATAGCTTTATTGCCAGAAGTAGCTCAAATTAGCCGCTCATCTTCACCTATCAATGATAATTTAATTACCTGGTCACTCATTGAAGTCGCGAACAATAAACTGGTGCTCCCGTTTGGCAAAGCCGTTGACGAGCATTATTTTTCAGTGCTTAAACAACCCATACTACAAGGGCGTAGTTTTTCAACTGAAGATGTGAAAAGTGACGCTAATGTAATAGTTATCAATGATGTACTTGCTAAGCAGCTATCAAGTGATGGTAATGCGTTAGGAATGCGCTTAAGTTTTGATATTACATCTGGTCGTGAAAACGATTTAACAATTATAGGTATTGTTAAGGCGATGCCAATTCCAGGAAAAGCACTAAAAGAGCCAAAGGCCTTTTTGACTCGCCAAGGGTATCGTTCATTTATTGTAGAGCTCAAAAATAATCAACAATTAAAAAAGCAAACGCTCAATACATTATTGCAAAAAATAGATACAGGTATTTCGGTGCATAAACTTGAGTCGCTAAATTCTCAGCGTGATACTGCATTATTTCGACAGTACGTTGTATCAGCTACAACGATAATGCTAATTGTTGCGACAATAGTATTAACCAGCATTGGCTTGGTGAGTATTATGCGTTACTCAGTGCAGTTACGACGCGCTGAAATTGGTATTCGTTTGTGTATAGGTGCTAAACCGCTAGATTTATTTTTATTAGTATTTAAGCAAAGTGGTGCTGCTATTTTAATAGGGTTTTTATTAAGTGATGGCATTTTATTTTTACTGCAACAGCAATTACAAAATATAGCTAATACAGTACCTACGTTAACTCAGCTAGTATTATTCCTTACTACCCTAATATTTGTAGTAACTCTTGGTGCAATAGCATGTTACTTACCTCTAAATGCACAATTAAAGCGCCCAGCAATTTCAGGTATACAAAGCGAAAGCTAG
- a CDS encoding GDSL-type esterase/lipase family protein, with protein sequence MSHKPSSTTHQYSIFILSTFIIWATLISFKANAETLIPFQSQWLKNHYSERIAHFKLQPLRKGDIVFIGDSITEQGLNWAIRFNDLRVRNRGISGDMTYGVLARLNELKAAPPKAIFLKIGVNDIFNFHYIKQVKNLSSVSENIEKIVTQLNNSLPNTQIYVQSILPDHRDFITQMAQTVNQQIKTIKHAKFTYIDLHPAFLSPQGTLSETLTTDGTHLNKAGYDLWAKQLTPIMKTLK encoded by the coding sequence ATGAGTCATAAACCAAGTAGTACCACACACCAATACAGCATTTTTATATTAAGCACATTCATTATATGGGCTACTTTAATAAGCTTTAAAGCCAATGCTGAAACGCTAATTCCTTTTCAGTCCCAATGGTTAAAAAACCACTATAGTGAGCGCATAGCGCACTTTAAGCTGCAACCTTTGCGCAAAGGCGATATTGTTTTTATTGGTGATAGCATTACTGAGCAGGGATTAAATTGGGCCATTAGGTTTAACGACCTGCGCGTGAGAAACCGCGGTATTAGTGGCGATATGACCTACGGTGTTTTAGCGCGTTTAAACGAATTAAAAGCAGCCCCACCTAAAGCTATATTTTTAAAAATTGGCGTTAACGATATTTTTAATTTTCATTATATAAAGCAAGTTAAAAACCTATCGTCGGTAAGTGAAAATATAGAAAAAATAGTGACTCAGCTCAATAACTCGCTTCCTAATACACAAATTTATGTACAAAGTATTTTGCCCGATCATCGCGATTTTATAACGCAAATGGCGCAAACCGTTAACCAGCAAATTAAAACAATTAAGCACGCAAAATTTACCTATATAGACTTACACCCCGCATTTTTAAGCCCTCAAGGCACACTTAGTGAAACGCTAACTACCGATGGCACCCATTTAAACAAGGCAGGCTATGACCTTTGGGCTAAGCAACTTACACCAATAATGAAAACCTTAAAATGA
- a CDS encoding LysR family transcriptional regulator encodes MNLNQLDLNLLIILKQLLNEKHISNTALTLGLSQPSISRSLSKLRTLFDDQLLIRMAGGYELTPKAQSIQQDLNSILNMVETLVNKQTFDPKTSEATIKLFGLPPQMHLFIKTIIKEVREQAPNITLEIDTLPKPQFSDLLKGEAHFVITGHKPANSEGKLYCQPLFEREFKLVMARNHKLANRELSVELLRDCNFGQISIQGEKDLTIAQNFAALGIDNIATPVRLKNFYSIGTIAENTDLIFYVPNHFAADVCQQHDVVAKTPPKELGLGYAEVSLYWHQRHHNDPVCQWFRELVKNKVFKT; translated from the coding sequence ATGAATTTAAACCAGCTTGACCTAAACCTGCTTATTATTTTAAAACAGCTATTAAACGAAAAACATATTAGTAATACCGCACTAACTTTAGGTTTGAGTCAACCTTCTATTAGCCGTTCTTTGAGTAAGTTACGCACCCTGTTTGACGATCAGTTATTAATAAGAATGGCAGGTGGTTACGAGTTAACACCGAAAGCGCAGTCGATTCAGCAAGACTTAAATTCTATTTTAAACATGGTAGAAACGCTGGTTAATAAGCAAACCTTTGATCCTAAAACCAGCGAAGCCACCATAAAGCTATTTGGTTTGCCGCCGCAAATGCATTTGTTTATAAAAACAATAATTAAAGAAGTACGCGAGCAAGCACCTAATATAACGCTTGAAATAGATACCCTACCTAAACCACAGTTTTCTGATTTACTAAAAGGCGAAGCCCATTTTGTAATAACAGGCCATAAACCAGCTAACTCAGAAGGTAAACTCTATTGCCAGCCATTGTTTGAGCGAGAGTTTAAACTTGTTATGGCACGCAATCATAAACTGGCCAATCGTGAGCTAAGTGTTGAGCTATTGCGCGATTGTAACTTTGGGCAAATATCTATTCAGGGAGAAAAAGATTTAACCATTGCACAAAATTTTGCCGCACTGGGTATTGATAATATTGCGACCCCTGTACGGTTAAAAAACTTTTATAGTATTGGCACCATTGCCGAAAATACTGACTTAATATTTTATGTTCCCAACCACTTTGCCGCCGATGTGTGCCAGCAGCACGACGTAGTAGCGAAAACACCGCCAAAAGAGCTTGGTTTAGGTTACGCTGAGGTATCGTTATATTGGCATCAACGTCATCACAACGACCCTGTATGCCAGTGGTTTAGGGAGCTTGTAAAAAACAAAGTATTTAAAACGTAG
- a CDS encoding polysaccharide deacetylase family protein gives MKNLLITILMAASFTCAANKAPLKSYPNGATKAVIFSYDDGVTQDRKLVELFNKYQVVGTFNLNSGLFAKKLPWMKAFTGKAGEYIKQSEVKALYIGHEIASHSYSHPGFAGLDTAELKLQLARDKQILSPIKGSPLNSFAYPLGSYDKAAMTLVKQAGFTNARTVNDTLNFKLPTNYMAWNPTVHHSNAMPLIEQYLALNSNELSVMMIWGHSWEFDKNAENNNWDYAEKLIQTLSYKDDIWYVSAGEFIAFLEGK, from the coding sequence ATGAAGAATTTATTAATTACTATATTAATGGCGGCAAGCTTTACGTGTGCAGCCAATAAGGCGCCTTTAAAAAGCTACCCTAACGGCGCGACTAAAGCCGTTATTTTTAGTTACGACGATGGCGTTACACAAGACAGAAAACTCGTGGAACTATTTAATAAGTACCAGGTTGTTGGCACATTTAATTTAAACTCAGGGTTATTTGCTAAAAAGCTACCGTGGATGAAAGCCTTTACCGGTAAAGCAGGCGAATATATTAAACAAAGTGAAGTAAAAGCGCTTTATATAGGCCATGAAATAGCAAGCCATAGTTACTCACACCCAGGCTTTGCGGGCTTAGATACTGCAGAGCTAAAATTACAACTAGCCCGTGATAAGCAAATTTTATCGCCAATTAAAGGCAGCCCTCTAAACTCATTTGCATACCCTTTAGGCTCATACGATAAAGCTGCGATGACACTAGTAAAGCAAGCTGGTTTTACTAACGCCCGAACAGTAAACGACACTCTTAATTTTAAACTCCCTACCAACTATATGGCGTGGAATCCAACCGTTCACCACTCAAACGCAATGCCATTAATCGAGCAATACTTAGCGCTAAACAGTAATGAACTCAGCGTAATGATGATTTGGGGCCATTCGTGGGAGTTTGATAAAAACGCAGAAAATAACAACTGGGATTACGCCGAAAAGCTCATTCAAACACTCTCATATAAAGATGATATTTGGTATGTATCGGCTGGAGAGTTCATCGCTTTTTTAGAGGGTAAGTAA
- a CDS encoding ABC transporter ATP-binding protein, giving the protein MAEQINKALKSAVLEMKGLSKVFETDELQTYALRSIELKVYSGEYLSISGPSGCGKSTLLSILGLLDMPTSGEYFIDGVNVSKLTLNQAAEIRNAKIGFIFQSFNLIDELSVFDNVALPLRYHHSKPSKHEIAEKVKACLEKVGLGHRMSHKPSQLSGGQQQRVAIARALVAEPTILLVDEPTGNLDSKSGDQVMQILTDLNNGGTTICMVTHDPRYADMASRQLKLLDGELLGEIAVKEPLNA; this is encoded by the coding sequence ATGGCAGAGCAAATAAATAAAGCCCTTAAAAGTGCCGTGCTAGAAATGAAGGGACTTAGTAAAGTATTTGAAACTGATGAGCTGCAAACTTATGCGCTGCGCAGCATTGAATTGAAAGTTTACAGCGGTGAATATTTGTCTATATCTGGGCCATCTGGGTGCGGAAAGTCAACATTATTATCAATCCTAGGTTTACTTGATATGCCAACGAGTGGTGAATATTTTATTGATGGTGTGAATGTTTCTAAGCTTACATTGAATCAAGCTGCTGAAATTAGAAACGCTAAAATAGGGTTTATTTTTCAGTCATTTAACCTGATTGATGAACTAAGTGTATTTGATAATGTGGCATTGCCACTTCGCTACCATCACTCTAAACCAAGCAAGCATGAGATTGCTGAAAAAGTAAAAGCGTGTCTTGAAAAGGTAGGGCTTGGACATCGAATGAGCCATAAACCAAGCCAGCTTTCAGGTGGTCAGCAGCAACGTGTTGCCATAGCGCGTGCCTTGGTGGCGGAGCCCACAATTTTGCTGGTGGATGAGCCAACAGGTAATCTTGACTCAAAATCGGGCGACCAAGTAATGCAAATATTGACTGACTTAAATAATGGTGGAACAACTATTTGCATGGTAACTCATGATCCTCGCTATGCCGATATGGCAAGTCGTCAGTTAAAGCTTCTTGATGGTGAATTACTCGGTGAAATAGCGGTAAAAGAACCACTAAACGCTTAG
- a CDS encoding efflux RND transporter periplasmic adaptor subunit produces MDIAKTTNTKALAVWQKLILASAVIVIIGVIYQQSNESGVSVSRSNIIVETVKQSALDITVTGYGELKSAQQQLLTAKSAATVKAILLKPGAIVSSDSVIVQLANPELDQQLQSAEQELNKLNANLRQIKLNNTRELLNERSHVAQSYAAYENAKLKLKAEKALVEQGIVSTLNYQRSVLDEQQLSQQLAIAKQRAEQLKEVHKEAQSIQLEQIKQQQGIVVMSQTKLTNLSIKAGINGVLQRLPVELGQSVNAGQEIALIGSVDGLIALIQVPQNQVDDISLGQVAQVDTRRGIVDARVTRISPVVVNNTVEVELALPKILPENVRPQLSVDANIIVAKLANVTFIERPANVKPYTEVALYQLNPISGDASLVKVKFGRLAGRYIEVLSGVAADKQLVISDLANLTQTNQTIHIN; encoded by the coding sequence ATGGATATAGCAAAAACGACAAACACAAAAGCGTTAGCTGTTTGGCAAAAATTAATTTTAGCCTCTGCTGTTATTGTGATAATTGGGGTTATTTATCAACAAAGTAACGAATCTGGAGTATCAGTTTCGCGTAGTAATATTATTGTTGAAACGGTAAAACAAAGTGCACTAGACATTACAGTGACCGGTTATGGAGAATTAAAATCGGCACAGCAACAGTTGCTTACAGCTAAATCAGCCGCCACAGTTAAAGCTATTTTATTAAAGCCTGGCGCTATTGTAAGTAGTGACTCCGTGATAGTGCAACTTGCAAACCCAGAGCTCGATCAACAGTTACAAAGTGCTGAGCAAGAGCTTAATAAATTGAATGCGAACTTGCGCCAAATAAAGCTTAATAATACGCGGGAGCTGTTAAATGAGCGCTCCCATGTGGCACAAAGTTATGCAGCGTATGAAAATGCCAAATTAAAATTAAAGGCAGAAAAAGCCCTTGTTGAGCAAGGGATTGTATCAACCTTAAATTACCAGCGTAGTGTGCTTGACGAGCAGCAACTTAGCCAGCAATTGGCAATTGCTAAGCAGCGTGCAGAACAGTTAAAAGAAGTGCATAAAGAGGCGCAAAGTATTCAGTTGGAGCAAATAAAACAGCAGCAAGGTATTGTTGTTATGTCACAAACAAAGCTTACTAATTTATCGATAAAAGCAGGAATAAATGGTGTGTTACAGCGCTTACCTGTAGAACTTGGACAAAGCGTGAACGCAGGGCAAGAAATTGCATTAATTGGCTCTGTTGATGGCTTAATTGCTTTGATTCAAGTTCCACAAAATCAGGTTGATGATATTAGCTTAGGCCAAGTCGCACAAGTAGATACACGCCGAGGTATAGTTGATGCGCGCGTTACGCGTATAAGCCCTGTAGTGGTAAATAATACGGTAGAAGTAGAGCTTGCTTTGCCTAAAATATTACCCGAAAACGTGAGACCGCAACTAAGTGTTGATGCAAATATTATTGTTGCAAAGCTCGCTAATGTTACCTTCATAGAGCGCCCGGCAAACGTTAAACCATATACCGAAGTTGCGCTATATCAGCTTAATCCAATATCAGGTGATGCAAGTTTAGTTAAAGTGAAATTTGGTCGTTTAGCTGGACGTTATATTGAAGTATTAAGTGGTGTAGCTGCTGACAAGCAGTTGGTCATTTCAGATTTAGCCAACCTTACTCAAACTAACCAAACAATTCACATAAATTAA
- a CDS encoding DUF4405 domain-containing protein yields the protein MSDWKQNLQKFRYVMDTLLLISFMLVSAPQATGVPLHEWFSLVFIIPFVIHLLLHWDWIKRSFSRLFANITARERFNIVWDYLLYIMMLLVFVSGFLVSVALLPALNISLNIQDFWSKIHHDSATFIMPMLGVHLALNFSWIVKLTKRMFAMEAK from the coding sequence ATGTCTGATTGGAAACAAAACTTACAAAAGTTCCGTTATGTAATGGACACCTTACTGCTTATTAGCTTTATGCTAGTAAGTGCACCACAGGCCACGGGCGTGCCTTTGCATGAATGGTTTAGCCTAGTTTTTATTATTCCTTTTGTTATTCACTTACTACTGCACTGGGATTGGATAAAACGCAGCTTTAGCCGTTTATTTGCAAACATAACAGCACGCGAGCGCTTTAATATAGTGTGGGATTACCTACTTTATATAATGATGTTATTAGTATTTGTGAGCGGCTTTTTAGTGTCGGTTGCTTTACTACCGGCACTTAATATCAGTTTAAACATTCAAGATTTTTGGTCGAAAATACATCACGATTCCGCCACCTTTATTATGCCTATGCTAGGTGTGCATTTAGCGCTTAACTTTTCTTGGATAGTAAAACTTACTAAACGTATGTTTGCCATGGAGGCGAAATAA